The following are from one region of the Oreochromis aureus strain Israel breed Guangdong linkage group 1, ZZ_aureus, whole genome shotgun sequence genome:
- the gfod2 gene encoding glucose-fructose oxidoreductase domain-containing protein 2 — translation MLPGVGVFGTGSTARVLVPLLKAEGFEVHALWGRSEEEACCLAKELGIPFHTSRSDDVLLHQDVDLVCIYIPPSMTRQIAVKALGIGKNVVCEKAATAVDSFKMVTAARYYPQLLSIMGNTLRFLPAFVAMRQLLVEGYVGELQVCDVRVYGPSLLDQSYGWTCEELMGGGGLHTVGSAIIDLLSYLTGTRAHRVHGLLRTFVQQNGLIRGIRRVTSDDFCFFQMLMGGTGSSGVCCTVTLNFNMPGSFVHEVMVVGSTGRLIARGTELYGQRNGSKSEELLVGDSGWVGPEVKEMPLPLLQGLSSMVKALRQSFQAQEERRCWARGPVATAPTFEDGLYVQTVVEAVKRSSSSGEWECVEIMSHEPDPNQNLCEALQRNKN, via the exons ATGCTGCCGGGAGTCGGTGTGTTTGGCACGGGGAGCACGGCCCGAGTGCTGGTCccactgctaaaagctgaaggCTTTGAGGTTCATGCACTCTGGGGGCGAAGTGAAGAGGAAGCATGCTGCTTGGCAAAGGAGCTCGGCATCCCGTTTCACACCAGCCGATCTGACGACGTCTTGCTGCATCAGGATGTTGACCTTGTCTGCATCTATATTCCACCATCCATGACAAGGCAGATAGCAGTCAAGGCACTGG GTATCGGTAAGAATGTCGTGTGTGAGAAAGCTGCAACTGCTGTGGATTCATTCAAGATGGTCACTGCAGCCAGATACTACCCACAGCTGCTCAGCATTATGGGTAACACCCTGCGCTTCCTGCCAGCTTTTGTTGCAATGCGCCAGCTGCTGGTGGAGGGATATGTGGGCGAACTGCAGGTGTGCGATGTTCGAGTCTATGGTCCAAGCCTGCTGGACCAGTCGTACGGCTGGACCTGCGAGGAGCTGATGGGAGGAGGCGGTCTTCACACCGTCGGCTCCGCCATCATCGACCTTTTGAGTTACCTGACAGGCACTCGGGCACACCGCGTGCACGGTTTACTGCGGACCTTTGTGCAGCAAAACGGTTTGATCCGAGGGATCCGCCGCGTGACCAGCGACGACTTCTGTTTCTTCCAAATGTTGATGGGTGGGACAGGGTCCAGTGGTGTCTGCTGCACTGTGACCCTAAACTTCAACATGCCGGGGTCGTTTGTACATGAGGTTATGGTAGTTGGATCCACTGGGAGATTAATTGCCAGAGGGACAGAACTGTATGGGCAACGCAACGGGAGTAAAAGCGAGGAGCTGTTGGTAGGCGACAGCGGTTGGGTGGGACCAGAGGTAAAAGAAATGCCCCTGCCTCTCCTGCAGGGCCTGAGCTCCATGGTGAAGGCGCTAAGGCAGTCTTTTCAGGCTCAGGAGGAGCGCCGGTGTTGGGCACGGGGACCAGTCGCCACTGCACCAACGTTTGAGGACGGTCTGTACGTGCAGACGGTGGTGGAGGCGGTGAAGCGGTCCAGCAGCAGCGGAGAATGGGAGTGTGTTGAGATCATGAGTCATGAACCTGATCCAAACCAGAACCTGTGTGAGGCTCTCCAGAGAAACAAAAACTAG
- the thap11 gene encoding THAP domain-containing protein 11, whose translation MPGFTCCVPGCYNNSHRDRELRFYTFPKDTALREQWLRNISRAGVSGCFSTFQPTTGHRVCSVHFAGGRKTYSIRVPSLFPLRGVNERRSRRGRGRKVSAAVPAPAAAATSGIVVTSTVLGSTAEGAEANAGGEASDDSITVVQIGQNGEYLGTARLPVQTEGTSYTGQVGGAAEVTAGDSQADTSSAAAPVQYVSVTSSPLDHSYSLTTGTTSAELLRKLNDQRDIIALMEVKMKEMKATIRQLRVAEAKLQEEVRERDRLLYGNTVAANVRKKI comes from the coding sequence ATGCCTGGGTTCACCTGCTGTGTCCCCGGCTGCTACAACAACTCGCACCGGGACCGGGAATTGCGCTTCTACACGTTTCCTAAGGACACCGCACTCAGAGAGCAGTGGCTGAGGAACATCTCCCGGGCCGGGGTCAGCGGCTGCTTCAGCACCTTCCAGCCGACTACGGGGCACCGAGTCTGCAGCGTGCATTTCGCCGGCGGGAGGAAAACCTACAGCATCCGAGTGCCGTCCCTCTTCCCTCTGCGAGGGGTGAATGAGCGCAGAAGTCGGCGGGGCAGAGGCAGGAAAGTGTCCGCGGCGGTTCCCGCGCCCGCCGCAGCTGCGACCTCCGGGATTGTTGTCACCAGTACCGTGCTGGGCAGCACCGCAGAAGGAGCCGAGGCCAACGCAGGTGGGGAGGCGAGCGATGACAGCATCACCGTGGTGCAGATAGGCCAAAACGGGGAGTACCTGGGCACCGCGCGACTGCCCGTCCAAACGGAGGGGACTTCTTACACGGGGCAGGTCGGCGGTGCAGCCGAGGTCACGGCTGGCGACTCCCAGGCGGACACCTCATCCGCGGCGGCACCCGTGCAGTATGTCAGCGTGACCAGCAGCCCGCTGGACCACTCGTACTCTCTGACCACCGGCACCACGTCGGCCGAGCTGCTGAGGAAGCTGAACGATCAGCGGGACATCATCGCGCTCATGGAggtgaagatgaaggagatgaAGGCGACCATTCGTCAGCTCCGGGTGGCGGAGGCCAAGCTGCAGGAGGAAGTGCGGGAACGGGACCGGCTGCTGTACGGCAACACGGTGGCTGCTAACGTTCGGAAGAAAATCTGA